The genomic segment CCTTCAAGCTATCATAAGAAGAAGGGTATTAAGCCTTTCCTCCAAGATTTAGCTAAAGTGATGGATTTCATTAAAAATTTTCCCGCTAAGGATCAGAAGAATATCATCCAATTATTCCTTGAGGTATCTAAAGAGCAAAAAGTTTTCCAATGGGTGGAGTTATGCCATATAATAGCGAGCATAGATCTGACAATTGTAGAAAAAGAAATAATAAAACTTCCCACATTTACCTCTTTTTTTGAACAAATAAAAGACATAACATCCAAATTAACTCCTGATGATATGAGATTAAGTTGGTTATTTTTTTACTCTAACAATACGTAAAGCATATGAACGTTATTATCCTCACCTCTAATTCTGAAAAGCATGGGGTCTTTTGGCAGTCTAAGCTTGCCGCTATCTATCCTGCTTCATTGGTAATTAATGTGTTTGAGGACTGGCCGCAAGGTGCCGGGAATTGGTTAGGGACTCTCAATGCGTGGAAGCAGGCTCAAATAATTGCTTGGGAAAAATATGGGCGCAAATTAGAGCAGGAAATGGAGGAGGGCGCTTCTGTCGCCCTTTACCATACTGCAGGCAAGGGCCAGCGGATGTATCCTTTGACTGCAGTAGAAAAATTCAATAAGTCCGCTATTAAGCTTCCTTGTGGTGTAACGGAACCACAGACCTTGTTAGAGAGCGTAATCAAGCAGACGAGTTTACTTTCAGAATACCGTAAAGGGCGCTTGTCCGTATTCTGGACAGACCAATTATTCCTTACGGACAATAAGCCAGATATTTCAAAAGCCTCTGTGCGAGTGATGTGCCAAAAGCGTCCTTTCCCTTCAATAGAACAGTGGGAAAGTGGCCTTTGGAGCCAATATGGTGTCATCGGTATCGGAGAGGACGGATGCTTGCGGCATCTTGAGAAAGTGGACTACCAGACTGCAAAGCATTATTCACTATCGGGGATTGCATTGAGCTTAGGGGATTTTTCCATTTCAAGTACATTTTTGAAGCAACTTATGGCAGAGTTTGCGGCGGAGTTAGAGTCTAAACAAACACAGATGGATGTGGAATCTTTTTTGCTGATGCCTGCAACACTTAGTATTGAGGACTACAGAAGCCTGAGAGCTCAGAAAGGTGTTTCACCGCAAGAATCAGATGCGCATTTTGGCAGGATTCAGAGACTGCTCCAAAAGTATGGAAATTTTTCTTATGCCCTGGAAGATATTGGAAGTAAGGGAAAATGGTGGGATTTTGGAAGTGTTGAAAACTATTATCATTCTCTAATGAGTATGTGCAACCAAAAAGAATTGAGAGAATTTCTTTATCCAAAAATGCCCAAGCAGCCTACACATTTAGATTTAGATGAAGCCTCTATCCTTGTCAATTGCTCTATACATAGCGGAAAAGTCAGAAATAGCATTTTGTATAACGTTCAAGCAAATAGGGTGGATTGCAACGAAGTGCTGGCGATTGATGTTGAAGCACCCACATTATACGGAGACCACGCTTTGGTCTATGAAGTGCAGAGTGGGGACCCCCTTATTTTGGAAAAAGATGGCTTGAGGGCAGACCTCACTGTAGATGATAGAAAAATCGTCATGTACACGCATATTGATAAGGATCCCCGTGCCGATTGGAATCGTAAAATAGAAGGGAATCCCTATTGCTATCGTGAACTTGCAGAACAAGAGTAAATGTATAATCACAGTTTTTTTGGCGGTAAAGAGGAAGTTAAATATATTCGGACCTGAATTACAGTCTCCGGAAAGAAAGCGAAACAAGAAACATTCTAAGACAGAGAATGCACCCCGCCATTTTGCTAGGATATTATGAATGCACCAACGGTAATTTTTTGAAAGGGGGTTGAGCATATAGCTTACTTCCCGAGTCCAACCTTCCACACAGTTGTGGCCAATAGCAGAGAATTCCCTTACTAAGCTTTAAAAGTAAATAAGTGGTTTTAGATGTAGTTGATTATATTTTTTATTAGGGATTTTAGGGATAAATATACATAGAACTCCTAGGTTTTCATAAGAGGTTTCCATTTTGATCTTTACCCGTGGGTGATGTGAAGCAATATTATAAGTCCCAGGTTAGGTTTAGGAGGGTGGGAGATGGTTTTTAATTAGGAAATTTTTCCAATTTTCATTTGTTCTTAGAAGATCAAAATCAGGGGAGTGCAAAACATCTTTGATATTTGGAATGCCATCGCGCATTGCGCATTGGATCCACCCAACAGCAGGTGTAGCTTGGTTCAGGCGAGCATAACATTTAGCGTTGGCCAATGCAGTAGCATACGAAGGAAGTTCTTGATAGGCTCGATTGCCATACTGAGTGATCAAATCTAGTTCATTGGCGTGTAAGGCACTTTGAATCAATAGAGCAAGGCTTTGTCCATCCAGTTTATCTGCAAATGGTTTTAATAGGGATAGTGTGGATTGGTAGCGGCCCTGTTTGAAGTAGAGGTTAGAAAGGTTAATGATTGCCGTATCGTGGATTACACCCTTCTCTGTAGTTATCGTTAAACCCTCCAAAATTTTTTCTGCTCCATGAATATCACCTTCTTTTATTAGGGAGTCGGCAAGGCGTATTTGCTGCTGATATGCGGGGTTTTCATCGGTCGGTGTCATTGAACTAGCAGAACGCCAATGGCGATAGCTTTCCATTGTCAGCATGATAAAAATTATTCCCGGAAGCAGTGCTGAGATGGCGAAGAAGGTTACTCCTGCAACGAGGGCGATGATAGTGCTGAAGAGGAGCGCAATTTTCAACCCTCTTAGCCCGAAAATTCCCTGCATGGAGATGACTAATAACTGGCCCCCATCTAAAGGAAAAACAGGCAACAGATTAAGGATGGTCCAGAAGGTGTTAATATAGAATGTTACTGTTAAAGCATAAACTGAGATGGCATTTAAATGTGGTCCTAAGTTTTTTAATAGGATGTAAGCTAGCGCGCCCAATAGCGCACCGAATAAGGGACCGTTAAATACGATGATGAATTCTTGCCATTTGCTTAAGGGTTTGCCGCTTCGTCGGGTAACGCCGCCATACATGACAAGTTCAATGGTAGCTCTCTGTTTAAATGCCACGGCAGTTAAGGCATGTCCATATTCATGGATTAATATAGATAGGATGATAACTCCGACCCAGATGAAAATTTCAAGCAGACCGGTAGCATTCATCCAGGCTATAAGGGCAGCCAGGAGCCAGAAAGTAGGTTGGATGTGTACCGGAATTTTTGTAAGGGCTGTGAACACGCGCTAACTCATATTTTAACAAAATTATTTAAGGCCATTTGCATTGTGGATCCCATTTCGGCGGGTGTAGGGGCTAATATTGCTCCGGCTGATTTAAGTGCCTTCACTTTTTCTTCAGCAGTGCCTTTCCCCCCGGAGATGATAGCGCCGGCATGTCCCATGCGTCTTCCTGGAGGTGCCGTTGCCCCGGCAATAAATGCAGCTACAGGTTTACTGCAATGCCGCTTCATCCATTCAGCAGCTTGTTCTTCTGCATCACCGCCAATTTCACCAATCATCAATATTCCGTGTGTATCGGGATCTTTTTCGAACAGTTCTAGGATATCGATAAAGTTTGTTCCGTTCAATGGGTCTCCACCAATTCCTACGCAGGTAGATTGTCCGAGGCTTAATTGGGTTGTCTGCCAGACAGCTTCATAGGTGAGTGTTCCGGACCGGGAAACAATTCCGATATTACCGGGTTTATGGATATATCCTGGCATAATGCCAATTTTGCATTGTCCCGGTGTGATGACACCGGGGCAGTTGGGTCCGATAAGACGGCTTGTTTTACTGTGGCGCATGACTTGGGCTACTTCTATCATATCTTTGACCGGGATTCCTTCAGTAATGCAAATAATGAGGGGAATACGCGCTTCTTCTGCTTCTAATATAGCTTCTGCGGCATAAGGAGCAGGAACAAAGATGATGGATGCATCGCAATCTGTTTCAAGTTTTGCTTCCAGTACAGTATCAAAAACGGGCAATCCAAGAATCTCCTGCCCCCCTTTACCGGGAGTGACGCCTCCGACAAAGTGACTGCCATAGGCGATGCATTGTTCTGTATGGAATTTCCCCGCTTTCCCTGTGATGCCTTGGGTGATGACGCGGGTATTTTTATTGACGAGTATTGCCATGTCTTTTTCTCACGCTTTTGCTGCTGCTACGGCTTTTTGCGCAGCATCGGTTAAGTTTTGGGCGATAGTGATAGGCAGTCCTGAGTCTTTCAAGAGTGCTCTTCCTTGCTCGACATTCGTTCCTTCCATACGGACAATAAGTGGTTTGCCGATGCCGATTTTCTGGGCTGCTTCAATGATGCCTTGGGCAAGTGTTTCACAGTTCATGATGCCGCCGAAAATATTGACGAGGATGGCTTTAACATGTTTATCTTGGACGAGGATAGTGAAGCCGGCAGCGACTTTTTCAGCGGAGGCCCCTCCGCCAACGTCTAAGAAATTGGCAGGTTTACCGCCGTAGTATTTGATGATATCCATGGTGGCCATTGCAAGGCCGGCGCCGTTGACCATGCAGCCGATGTTGCCATCTAGGGCAATATAGGCGAGTTCGTGCTTTTGTGCTTCGACTTCTGTTGCAGGGAGCTGTGTCGGATCGAAAAAAGCCTCCAGATCGGGATGCCGGAAGAGTGCATTGTCGTCAATGCTAAGTTTAGCGTCCAGTGCCCAAAGGGCTCCATCGGGTGTTTTGACTAAAGGGTTGATTTCTAGGAGGGAAGCGTCATTTTCTAGGAAGGCTTTCACTAGGTTGTTAGCTAAAGCTTGCCCTTCTGTAGCGGTGCGGCCCTCCCAACCCATAAATTTAGAGAGTTGAAGAAGTTGATACCCTCTAAGTTTTCCAGAGGAGTGAATAGGAAGGGTCAAGATTTTCTCGGGTGTTTT from the Parachlamydiales bacterium genome contains:
- a CDS encoding M50 family metallopeptidase; this encodes MFTALTKIPVHIQPTFWLLAALIAWMNATGLLEIFIWVGVIILSILIHEYGHALTAVAFKQRATIELVMYGGVTRRSGKPLSKWQEFIIVFNGPLFGALLGALAYILLKNLGPHLNAISVYALTVTFYINTFWTILNLLPVFPLDGGQLLVISMQGIFGLRGLKIALLFSTIIALVAGVTFFAISALLPGIIFIMLTMESYRHWRSASSMTPTDENPAYQQQIRLADSLIKEGDIHGAEKILEGLTITTEKGVIHDTAIINLSNLYFKQGRYQSTLSLLKPFADKLDGQSLALLIQSALHANELDLITQYGNRAYQELPSYATALANAKCYARLNQATPAVGWIQCAMRDGIPNIKDVLHSPDFDLLRTNENWKNFLIKNHLPPS
- the sucD gene encoding succinate--CoA ligase subunit alpha — encoded protein: MAILVNKNTRVITQGITGKAGKFHTEQCIAYGSHFVGGVTPGKGGQEILGLPVFDTVLEAKLETDCDASIIFVPAPYAAEAILEAEEARIPLIICITEGIPVKDMIEVAQVMRHSKTSRLIGPNCPGVITPGQCKIGIMPGYIHKPGNIGIVSRSGTLTYEAVWQTTQLSLGQSTCVGIGGDPLNGTNFIDILELFEKDPDTHGILMIGEIGGDAEEQAAEWMKRHCSKPVAAFIAGATAPPGRRMGHAGAIISGGKGTAEEKVKALKSAGAILAPTPAEMGSTMQMALNNFVKI
- the sucC gene encoding ADP-forming succinate--CoA ligase subunit beta codes for the protein MNTHEFEAKTLLKHYGISVPPYAVIEIADDIEKSLSILNGKEEAVLKIQVHAGGRGKGGGVKIAKTKSDIHKYANDLLGMRLVNNQTGPEGVLASKVLLSPLINYEQEYYVAVIIDRANARPTLIASPEGGMDIEEIAHKTPEKILTLPIHSSGKLRGYQLLQLSKFMGWEGRTATEGQALANNLVKAFLENDASLLEINPLVKTPDGALWALDAKLSIDDNALFRHPDLEAFFDPTQLPATEVEAQKHELAYIALDGNIGCMVNGAGLAMATMDIIKYYGGKPANFLDVGGGASAEKVAAGFTILVQDKHVKAILVNIFGGIMNCETLAQGIIEAAQKIGIGKPLIVRMEGTNVEQGRALLKDSGLPITIAQNLTDAAQKAVAAAKA